One window from the genome of Desulfomicrobium macestii encodes:
- a CDS encoding ADP-ribosylglycohydrolase family protein translates to MQMTQTPIENSYWIIPGKFLAGEYPRTLDQDSSITRIKALAKAGVGVFIDLTTPADGLKPYQNLTNMIDGKIEYYTFPIPDVSIPGSRQTAREILDLIDNSLAQGKGIYLHCWGGIGRTGTIVGCWLARHGFAGNAALEKLSSLWRWCPKSRHRQSPETEEQRSYILSWNEDAPDANHDTILSRAQGCLMGQLAGDSLGSLVEFKSAEEIRGLYPSGLRELADGGTWNTLAGQPTDDSELALMLARSLVEHGRFDRYSVRNAYRFWYDSRPFDCGATIAAGLRDQPNLESQANGALMRISPLGIFGTHQNLWDVGDWAKKDASITHPHPICCEANALFAMALSRVIRSGCSSQSLYAGMLLWAETMDVHSTLKGALNDAATTPPKSYGRHQGWVLIAFQNAVWQLLHAPNLEEGVVDTVMRGGDTDTNAAICGALLGAMYGLEAVPTQWKEKVIACRPEQRAGVAHPRPEVFWPVDALELAQQLME, encoded by the coding sequence ATGCAAATGACGCAGACACCAATCGAAAACTCCTATTGGATCATCCCGGGAAAATTTCTTGCCGGAGAATACCCACGCACTCTCGATCAGGATTCCTCGATTACAAGGATCAAGGCACTGGCGAAGGCTGGCGTTGGGGTATTCATCGACCTGACCACTCCGGCCGACGGGCTCAAGCCCTATCAAAACCTCACCAATATGATCGATGGAAAGATCGAATACTACACATTCCCGATTCCGGATGTGAGCATTCCAGGATCTCGGCAAACCGCACGTGAGATTCTTGATCTGATCGACAACTCACTGGCCCAGGGCAAAGGAATCTACCTGCACTGCTGGGGCGGCATCGGCAGAACAGGAACGATTGTCGGATGTTGGCTTGCAAGGCACGGCTTTGCCGGAAACGCCGCCCTGGAGAAACTTTCCAGCCTGTGGCGCTGGTGCCCCAAATCAAGACACCGCCAATCTCCGGAAACAGAAGAACAGCGAAGCTACATCCTGTCCTGGAATGAAGATGCGCCCGATGCCAATCACGACACCATTCTCTCCCGCGCCCAGGGCTGCCTTATGGGGCAGCTCGCAGGAGATTCCCTGGGGAGTCTGGTGGAATTCAAGTCTGCCGAAGAGATACGCGGCCTTTATCCATCAGGGTTACGCGAGTTAGCCGACGGGGGGACGTGGAACACCCTGGCTGGCCAGCCCACGGACGATTCAGAACTGGCCCTCATGCTCGCCCGGTCGTTAGTGGAGCATGGAAGGTTCGACAGATACAGCGTTCGAAATGCCTACCGATTTTGGTACGATTCGCGCCCGTTTGATTGCGGGGCAACCATTGCCGCCGGCCTCAGGGATCAGCCCAATTTAGAGAGCCAAGCCAACGGCGCACTCATGCGCATAAGCCCGCTGGGCATTTTTGGAACGCATCAAAACCTGTGGGACGTTGGCGACTGGGCAAAAAAAGACGCATCGATAACCCATCCGCACCCAATCTGCTGCGAGGCCAATGCGCTTTTCGCCATGGCCTTGTCCCGAGTCATCCGAAGCGGTTGCTCTTCGCAGAGCCTCTATGCAGGAATGCTGCTCTGGGCGGAGACAATGGACGTTCATTCCACCTTGAAAGGCGCTCTCAATGATGCCGCCACGACTCCACCCAAAAGCTACGGACGCCACCAAGGATGGGTGCTCATAGCCTTCCAGAACGCCGTCTGGCAGCTTCTCCATGCCCCAAACCTTGAAGAAGGCGTGGTCGATACGGTCATGCGTGGTGGCGACACCGACACCAATGCCGCCATTTGCGGCGCTCTTCTTGGGGCCATGTATGGACTGGAGGCTGTGCCCACGCAATGGAAGGAAAAAGTGATTGCTTGCAGACCTGAACAACGTGCCGGAGTTGCTCACCCTCGCCCCGAAGTTTTCTGGCCTGTGGATGCCTTGGAACTGGCGCAACAGCTCATGGAGTGA